In a genomic window of Helianthus annuus cultivar XRQ/B chromosome 10, HanXRQr2.0-SUNRISE, whole genome shotgun sequence:
- the LOC110884296 gene encoding acetylornithine deacetylase gives MVKEELGELNKDSFVTLLSKLIGESKYVQNNPQELIPEEDRIVRHVLDVLLPLSTTTGGGPLIVNHITYKPNRGNLIVEYPGTEPNKVVSFVGMHMDVVTANPEEWDFDPFSLSIDGDKLQGRGTTDCLGHVALVTELMKTLGQTKPKLKSTVVAVFIACEENSSIQGVGVEELAKDGYLDKLKNGPLYWIDSADKQPSIGTGGMIPWHLHVTGKLFHSGLPNQAINPLELAMEALEEIQTRFYKDFPPHPKEQVYGFEAPSTMKPTQWSYPGGGINQIPGECTISGDVRLTPFYNVSDVINKLNEYVEDLNKNIEKIPTRGPVSKYVLPDENLRGRIEISYDEALSGIAMDLDSRGYHVLYQATKEVVGYVKPYSITGSLPLVRELQDKGYDVQSTGYGLTATYHADNEYCLLSDMAQGYLVFASIIAQLEE, from the exons ATGGTTAAGGAAGAATTGGGAGAGCTAAACAAAGATTCTTTTGTCACACTTCTCTCGAAACTCATAGGAGAATCCAAGTATGTACAAAACAATCCACAGGAGCTGATCCCGGAGGAGGATAGGATCGTCCGCCATGTTCTTGATGTCCTCCTCCCTCTTTCCACCACCACGGGTGGCGGCCCCCTCATCGTCAATCACATTACCTACAAACCCAACCGAGGGAATCTCATAGTAGAGTACCCTGGAACCGAACCCAACAAGGTCGTTTCGTTTGTTGGCATGCACATGGATGTTGTCACTGCTAATCCAGAAGAATGG GATTTTGATCCTTTTTCCCTAAGCATTGATGGAGACAAGCTTCAAGGGCGTGGAACAACTGATTGCTTGGGACATGTCGCCCTTGTAACCGAGCTTATGAAGACCCTCGGCCAAACAAAGCCGAAGCTTAAATCCACTGTTGTTGCTGTCTTCATAGCCTGTGAAGAGAACTCTTCTATTCAAGGTGTTGGTGTTGAGGAACTTGCAAAAGATGGATATCTTGATAAGTTAAAAAATGGACCTCT GTATTGGATTGACTCAGCAGATAAGCAACCTTCCATTGGTACAGGCGGTATGATACCATGGCACCTTCATGTTACTGGGAAGCTTTTTCATAGTGGTCTACCAAACCAG GCTATTAATCCTCTTGAGCTAGCAATGGAGGCGCTTGAAGAGATCCAAACAAGGTTTTATAAAGATTTTCCTCCACACCCTAAGGAACAAGTTTATGGATTTGAAGCACCTTCAACCATGAAACCAACTCAGTGGAGCT ATCCCGGAGGCGGAATCAATCAAATTCCTGGCGAGTGCACCATTTCAGGAGATGTTAGGTTGACACCGTTTTACAA CGTGTCAGATGTAATCAATAAGTTAAATGAATACGTAGAAGATTTAAACAAAAATATTGAGAAGATTCCTACAAGGGGGCCTGTGTCAAAATACGTTCTACCGGATGAGAACCTTAGAGGGAG AATTGAGATTTCATATGATGAAGCGTTATCGGGAATAGCAATGGACTTGGATTCTCGTGGCTACCATGTGTTGTACCAAGCTACAAAAGAAGTTGTCGGTTATGTAAAACCCTACTCAATAACTGGGAGTTTGCCACTTGTACGAGAACTACAA GATAAAGGTTATGATGTTCAAAGTACAGGTTATG GTCTGACGGCTACATACCATGCGGATAATGAGTATTGCCTTCTTTCTGATATGGCTCAAGGATACCTAGTGTTCGCGAGTATCATTGCTCAGCTAGAAGAGTGA